The genomic region AAGAGTTCTTATGTGAATGCCAATgcaaaaaattttgatataaatcTAAATGCGATTGGTATATCTGAATATAAATGTTGTTGTTTTAATTTAAGTAAAAATGCAGTGTTTTGtccaaaaaatttaatttaaagaaTCTATTAATCTGATTGGCGATACGTAACAACATTATAGTCAGCAATTTAATGGTCACGTAGTCTTTGGCTGTTAGTAATTAACGGAAACCTAATTGTTTTATAAAGTTCAAAAACTTTGATTGTAAAAAAATTTCATTACACCAAAACGTCGAATATGAAATTTTCTGAATCTTATTTGACCGTATAtactctattttatttattacaaaaaatcctaagaacattTGCCTAATAATTTCCTATTTCGAACCACAGGGTTTCCGCACCAGTAAGCCCCCCACAAAACCACAAACCAAACGACAAACCCTGCGCCACCTCTTCCACCACCATCATGGCACGGATAGCCAGGTCCTCTGCGCCGCGCCTGCTCTacaccttcttctcctcctccgtGCCCCCGGCATCCCCATCGCCGTCTCCGTCTCCGGCGTCGTCCCTCCTTGCCGGTGCATTCCACCTGCGGCACTTCTCGTCGGGCAACGCTGCTCGAGCGAGGGCGGCGGCGGCGGACAAGGAGCCATGGTGGAAGGAGTCCATGGAGCGGTTACGCAGCATCGGGATCTCTGCTCACATCGACTCCGGCAAGACAACTTCGACGGAGCGAGTGCTTTTCTACACTGGTCGTATCCACGAGATCCACGAGGTTCGGGGCAGAGACGGCGTCGGCGCCAAGATGGATTCCATGGACTTGGAGAGGGAGAAAGGTATCACTATCCAGTCTGCTGCTACTTACTGCTCTTGGAAAGACTATAAGGTAATATCTCTTTCTCTGCTATTGATAAACTGTTCCCCTTCTCCAAATGGTTTTGTTGTTTTGCTATTCCTCAAATGataaaacaatataaaagtaGTTATTTACTCCAATTTTAgtctaatttttcaaaaagtaattatttttttacgTTTTCTGTAAAGAAAATGTGTATTGAAGTACCTGTCAATCTACTAGTGACTATGATGAATCAGTCAGTTTCATTTCAGTGTTGAAGTTATGATTGGAGTTGAGATTCAGTTGGATGAATTTTATGTGGTTATGAGTTGACTGAGCTCAGACTGAATTTAAGTATTAAATCAATTTTGAAGAGCTAATGAGCTTTTAATGTATAGTGAGATTTGAGTGCTGTTGTTACTGCAATCCCTAACATACTAATTATTGTTATGGATTAGTTATTAGTTATGATGGAGAATGGAGAAAAGGTTGAAAAGGTTTCAATGTGTAATCATTCTTAAGTggaattgagaaaataaaaaagttagtCTGCTAAGCAAAAGTAAATTGTCTCGATGACAGTCAGAAATGTTGAAACATTGGAATATTGGAATAAGAATTCTATATTATACTTGCAGTACTGATGACTtccttcttttatctctttgacTTGCTAATTATTTATACTTTCTAATTTTTGGGTAAAAATATAATTGTATTTGTATTTCTTTTGGGAAATTTGTCATTGCAGATTAACATAATTGACACACCTGGTCACATTGATTTCACCATTGAAGTTGAGAGGGCTTTGCGTGTCCTTGATGGTGCTATTCTTGTACTTTGTAGTGTTGGTGGTGTGCAAAGTCGGTCCATCACGGTAGATTGACAAATGAGAAGATACGAGGTTCCAAGACTTGCATTTATTAACAAGCTTGATCGAATGGGAGCAGATCCATGGAAAGTTTTAAATCAGGTTCATTGGAGATTAATGAAGACTGTATAGATGATATGTTTTATAGTTTTATTGCCATTCATACGATTTTATGGGAGAGAATTTCGCAGATTCGGTTCCTCAATCCCTTGGTTGCTGATCTTTGAGAAATTAAGGAATTTGAAAAAGTTGAACCTCTTCTAAAGCTGATTTTTCATGATAAAACCTTCTGTAACCTGTTTACTAAAAATCTTCTATGACTTCACCTtaatttttatatgtatatagcatCACATTAATTAAGATTTTGCAGCAATATATAAGCTATCAAATTTTAGTTTGGTAGTTTAGTAAGTATTATTTGTTATTACCTTTGTGCATTCTGGAAATCCTTTTAGTTTCCTTTTGATTCATTATATCATTGTCACCATACTttcttttttattgtatttatattGATAAAAGAAGAAAATCATTAATACGGATAGAAGGAGAAGGAGGATAAGAGATCATATATTCAATAGCAAAATATAGCCAAAAGTGCTTACATCATCATTATAGTTGTATAACTTTTTTCTCATTTGAGGACTATACTTTTACAGGCACGATCTAAACTTCGGCATCATAGTGCTGCAATGCAAGTTCTGATAGGCTTGGAGGATGATTTTGAGGGACTTGTTGATCTTGTGCAGTTAAAAGCATACTATTTTCGGGGTTCTAATGGGTTTGTTTCAAAATTATTGCTGTTTATTactaaaattaattctccttatgGCTTACTTTTAGCATGCTCTATTGTTGCTTATTTCAGTGAAAAAGTTGTCACTGAAGAGGTGCCTGCAGATATGGAAGCCTTGGAAGTAGAAAAAAGGCGTGAGCTCATAGAAGCTGTGTCAGAAGTTGATGATCAACTTGCTGAAgcttttcttggtgatgagccCATATCACCTGCTGACCTTCAGGTCTGTgggttttcttttttcatttttcggttttttttttttcctttccctCATCCCTATTGAAGTTTGGTATTAACTGAAACTGAGTagagagagaagatattttcTGAATCTGTTGTATTTATCCTAATCTAGCTGGTAGAGTCAGTTTCTTAAGTCCCTACTCTTCTAATCAAGTTAGAGTGTTTTCTAGCTTTCTCTATTAGGTATGTTCATTATTTGATTTATAGGATATGCATCGAATTTGGTTTACCTCTGACAATTATTTTGTTGGGATGTTTTATTGTTGATTACATAGAAGTCTTGAGCATTCTAGATGTGTATCAGAAATAGTAAAGGCATAGGTGTGTCAATGGGAAGTGGTCTTGTTATTTTATGATTATCAGTGAAAAAAATTGCTTATATTGTAATATGTATGGTTTCTGCTAATAAAAGTTGTAAGCATGGTTCTTTGGTTCTTCGTTGATGCTTAGTTCTTGCATTTTTCACTCACTTCGGCCTATGGTTTTTCACCAATAGATTATCATGAAGTTGATGTACGGCATTCTCCTTTAGCTTTATATGTAGTTtagaatatttaattattttattaaatattgaGTTTTATTATTGTGATGTCATTTTTCTTTGAGCAGGAAGCAATTCGTAGGGCCACCATAGCACTGAAGTTTGTACCAGTGTTCATGGGTAGTGCTTTTAAAAATAAGGCAACCATTGAATTACCTTTAGTTATTATGTGTATTCTATGCTATATAGTCATTGCTTTCTATATTCCTCCTCTTTACATTATTAATATGTTGTATCCTTATTTTCCATATGTACACAATGCACCTAATTtggatatttatttttttttttccttttctttttttgagAACTTAAATCCTCTTGGCATAGTTGCCTCGACATTCTGTAATACACAACTGCTATAATGGTTGAATATGCATATATGGGATCATAAATGGCATGCATCATGTTAGCAGGTATTTAATATTTGTCAGGATGGCTCAAAATATTAGGAGTGTAAAATATTCAAACATTGCAAGAGGTAGCTTAAGTTGCCCAACCTACTAGATCCTTTACGTTTGTTTTGATTGGATCATAGATGTCTGGGATTTTTGATCCCATCATATGCCCAAATGAAATCAAATACAGGTCAATTTATGACCATACACAATAAATAtaaaggaataaaatattttttcctgATAAATTTTTATTAGAATGCTGCTGTGTTTATAACTATCTATTACTGACTACTCGTCTCCTATTTGTGTTCGATCTCCTATCTTGCTTGTGATATTCTGGATTGCTCTGTTAATGTGGCGTGTAATGTTTTGTAATTTGTATCATTTATTAAGTTACCTTTTGATCGGATTTGTGTAATTGATGAATCTTTTCATCATCAATTCGTCTCGGGCTCTCAAGTTCAAACTCCCAAACGCCCAAGAGGTTCTCTTGTACATGCATATGCTTGCAGGCATCCCTATTTTTACCTTCTGCCTCTTATGCTTTTCATTGTCTTCTGTTACTGATACAGGGAGTACAGCCACTTCTGGATGGTGTACTTAATTATTTGCCATGTCCAATTGAAGTTAGTAGTTATGCCCTTGACCAAACAAAGAATGAGGAAAAGGTACCTGATTTGTAAGATGTTTATCTTTGTTTTGCTTTGATATTATGATCTATTTGTCATAAATTGTCAATTGGCCTCTGAATTTGCAGGCTATTTTTTAATGATGATTTATAAGTTTCTTTATATTTATAGATTAGATATATATTTGAGTGGGAGTGAAAGAAGAATATTTGGTTTGAAGAATCATACAAGGAAATATATGGAAAATAGAGTAAAACCTAGAGAAAGGGGAAAAACATCAATTAAGAACTTGGTTAATTACTCGAATAATTAAATTTTCATGGATTTTTTAAAATGTAATTACTAGTTAAACATAATctttaaaaaagttaaaaattctcatgTGGACATTTTCTTGCATCTATAGTAGCATTTGTAAGACTCCAGGCAGAAAAAGTaaatacaaaatgaaaaataacataACTTAGATTTAACCGGGATGATAACTATTGCATAAGTTTTCAAAATATAAATCACAACTTAGTCAAGGGAAGGTTAAATTATTTTGATagaaaaagaaattttattaGGAGAGAGAAGAATGTACACAAGAGGATGGAATATCCTCACATGGATACAAAATGGTATCACCCAACAAACAGGACCATGTACTAAAGCATGCCAATCCCTTTGAATGTTAGCTAGAGGAAGTGAGGAACACCCTTAGACAGACCATGTACTAAGCACCAAAGCGAGGCCGAAAAGGTAATCGTATCTCAATTAAATGAGTAGTCGAAAAGGAGCTGTTAAAAGGCATGGACTTCCTTTACAAGTTTCAACCGAATGCGCCAAAACACTGAAAAGTTACCAGTTGTATTTGCTTCTTGGTATGATCCAAAACTCTGAATGTGGTAATTAGAAACTGATGCAAATCCATCGGGAAAAACCCAAGGATTTTAAATGATACCAAAAGGCCTCAAGAGTTCTTGCTGTGGCAATGAGAGGCCAGCAAATGATTTTGCAAGCCGATTTTGCATTTGTGctcttgtttctttttttattgaataatttATCTATGCACTTTCAGGTTGAGTTGACTGGAAGTCTTGATGGGCCACTTGTACCGTTGGCATTTAAGTTGGAGGAAGGGCGGTTTGGCCAGTTGACATATTTAAGGTAATATAACTTCAAACTCTTTTTCAACATATATATGGCAGTATCAAGTTAGAGAAGTTGGCTGTTATGAGAGTGAGAGCAATTCTTGGCTGCATCATCGTACATGAATGGTTGACGTACTTTAGAGCTCACATGATTACATAAAGAAGTCACATCTCGTATGACTGTATGTAACAACTGGTACCAATTGTAGGTAGAAAAGAGATCAAACAGTACAGAAACTGAAGGAAATGGGTAAAATCCAATGTGGCTTTACCCTTCCCCAGGTCATATGTGTTCTTTACTGAGAAAGGAAAAAACAATGTGTGACAAATGGCAGGCTTTTGAGAGACCTGACCCTCTCCTAGTCTGATTCTAATCCCAACAATCTGAATGCCCTCCTCAGCATTTTGTCACCTCCCAATATACTCCCCAACTCTCTTTTCTAACAAAATTATTTCACTACCCTTCCCCACCAGTCTTGCCGCCCAGAGTTACCAGTTCCTCGGGCCCATATTGCGCTCCCCTCCTCCCCGTCCTGAGCATTTTGTTTTCCCACAACCGAGATTTACTCATTTCATTCTCACCATTAACCATTTTATCACTTTCCCTGCGTGTGTTTGTCTGCATATATTTTGTTTTGAATGTGTTAACTTTGTAAATTACACAAAATTATTGGATTGTTTTCTCAATTTTCCTTCCCCCCGGctttgggtgttgaagaatttaCGAGGGTGTGATCCACAAGGGCGAGTTTATTATTAATGTAAACACCGGCAAGAAGATCAAGGTAAAATCTAAGGCTTTTTGTGATTGTGTTATTCATGGGCATATGTGCAACTGAATCCTGGAATTTTTTTTGGCTAATGCTATGCTATAAATCATAGGTGTAACTCTCAAGATTTTTCCAAACACAACTTTGCAGTAGTGTTTTGTTGAAATCTTCAGCTTTTTATTATTTCCTTTAGATTTCATCTTGGGAAGAGTAATAAATTACATGACATAAGATTATAGCAATTATTCAATTTTAATCTACCCTGGGTTCATGAATTTCTTTAAAACTATGCACCAAAATTTTGTTGTTGTGCTACCAGTGATGTAATATTTTCACTAGTTAGATCATTAGGTCTGTGCTTTCATGTATTGCATTTCAAAATTAGAATGAATTTTTGGCTAAATGTTTTTCTTAATGGATGCAGGTTCCTCGCTTAGTTAGGATGCATTCTGATGAGATGGAGGTTAGGTTTTGGATTTACAGTATTACTGGCGGATTTTCATGTTGTTGGTATTtttttctcattatttttttatgGTAAAGAGGAACTCTTATCCCCTTGTCCTACCCAGTttgtttagttttctcttcataTTAAAAAAAGTCTTCTTTTatcaagaaaaaacaaaaaagaaaagaaaagaaaagaaaaagaaactttTGTTGGGTAGGTTATaggctattgtttttgctataGAGTAACTTGGTAGGGGTACCTTTCCCTGCTTGATTTGTTACGAAGACTGTTTAATATAtttcaataattaaatatatttaatattcaaTTAGGATTTTATCCAAATTGCAGGACATTCAAGAGGCTCATGCAGGGCAAATATTGATTTCTGGAATCCTATATTGTACCTTTATTTATTCAAGATTTAATTAAGGGTCTTGTTAACAAGTGTTAAGGCACTTACTAAGAATACTATAAGAACAAgtaaatgttaatttttttttttaatttttctgtgcaCTTAATGCAAAccaaaacttttctattttctctctTAACCAATGCCCATAGGAAACTCTCAAGTTaaatcttttaaattaatttgtaaGGCTCTAATTGTATAGTTTAATCAATTTTTTAGGCTTAATTACTGTCAATCCTTCTCAACAGCTGTTAAACATTCTGAATTTCTGATAATTGAGTCTTTTGTTGTTAGCAGTCTCTGCCTATTGATGTAGAGAATGAATTGCACTCAATTTTGAACTTAATCTTGTAGTAATATGTTGCCTAAGTTAGTTTATATTGGCCTTAATACATGATTACTTGTCTAGCTTTTTTCCATCCATTGGTTATTAGGAGATACTTTTACCGATGTATCAGTTAAATACACAATGACTTCCATGAATGTTCCTGAACCTGTAATGTCATTAGCTGTACAGCCAGTTTCAAAAGATTCTGGAGGGCAAGTAAGTAGTTTCTTTATGTAACACACTGACCACCCTGTCCCAGCTTATCATGTATTTGATTTTCTTGGTATATCACTTGCAGTTTTCAAAAGCTTTGAATCGCTTCTAGAAAGAGGATCCTACATTCCGTGTTGGTTTAGACCCAGAGAGTGGGCAGGTAATGTTCTATTCTATTTATCTAGATCATAAAAGTGGCAAATTTGTTGTACTTGCAATGACATAGTTTACCTTTGTTGTTAGACTATCATTTCTGGAATGGGAGAACTACATTTAGATATTTATGTTGAACGTATTCGGAGAGAGTATAAGGTACCTATTCCTTTCCCATGCATTAATGTTAATCCTTGCTGATACtggttttatatttcctgctTCTGGAGTTTCATTATTATGTTCCTACTTGTTAAGGTTGATGCAACTATTGGAAAGCCCCATGTAAACTTCAGAGAAACTGTTACACAACGTGCTGATTTTGATTATTTACACAAGAAGCAATCTGGAGGGCAAGGTCAATATGGACGGGTAATCGGGTATGTATCGGTAATTTTTATATTAGTTACCATATCCATGTGTATAAAtatcctttttcttttctcaatAAAAGTGTAATAATCCTTAGATTTAAAACAAATTGGATAAAGCCTTCTTCTCTTTGCTGTGGTTCTGGTTCTGGGCTAATGGCTTCCGTATAAAGTATATCTTACTTTATGATAGCAGCTGATTGTGAATTTGTGATGTTCCAACTTATCCCTAATCACCTTTTGTTTCTTGATGCTTAGTGAATTCACTATGTTCTATGTTTGCAGGTATATTGAACCACTTCGGGCAGGATCACCAACTAAATTCGAATTTGAAAACCTCCTTGTTGGGCAAGCTATTCCATCAGGTTTTATCCCTGcaattgaaaaaggttttaagGAAGCCGCCAACTCGTGAGTGAAATTTTCATCATTGCTTATTTGTGATTTCTACTTTAAGTCTAATTGTTGTTCAACATATATTATCTTATTCCCCATGAATGTAATAAAGACCACCGAAAAATGTAATGATGGAATAAGTGAGCATTCAAAAGTAATTTATGGGGACTAAGAATGTAATATTGAGGAAGCCAAAGTTCATTCATAGGCATATTTACGAAACATCAATTTTATTATGCGATTCAGCCATGATAGTATTACAATACTCATTTTATGGTAACGTAATGTTGCTTTCATACAGGGGGGCTTTAATTGGACATCCTGTTGAAAATCTTAGAGTTGTCTTGACAGATGGTGCTACTCATGCCGTTGATTCTAGTGAACTTGCATTTAAGTTGGCTTCTATCTATGCTTTCAGACAGGTTCTTTACAATTCCGCATCCATATTCATAACATTGCACATATCATCCTGATAATATTGTCCATAGTTTTGTTCTCATAGTAATGACCATATTCTTTGATATTTGTATCAGTGCTATACAGCTTCCAGGCCATTTATATTAGAACTTGTTATGCTTGTTGAGCTGAAAGTACCAACAGAATTCCAAGGAGCTGTTGCTGGTGACATTAACAAGTGGGGTTCTTATTTTATTCTATCCTTGTTTCTCTTTTCAAATGGTTTATTTATGATATTGGtttatttatgatatttttatctATGGTATTGGTTTATGATACTGGTTTATTTTATTCTATCTTTGATATTGGtttatttatgatatttttatctATGGTATTGGTTTATGATACTGGTTTATTTTATTCTATCTTTGATATTGGtttatttatgatatttttatctATGGTATACGatgtcagattttttttttttattaaattttaatttaggtTAAGAGTTTTTAAGTCATCTTAATTAGTGGCTAGAAAAACTGACAGAATGCTTTTTGAAAAAACTGACAAAACCTATGCTTTGCCTCTGATACCACTTTTAGACGGTGATTATAATGTGAAAAAGGTTAATGAACTCCtcaatttttagatttatatacactaattaattattactcataattataatatataataaagaaGAACATGATGAGTCCTAATTGATCTTAATTAATTCTAGTATATCCTAATCGATACATAAACACACTTTAATATAATATTaatcatagttatcagaaccaaaTGACCAGGTGACCCGATTACTGAATCAACTGGTGGGTCACTGGTTTATCCGGTTGATCCGgtcataatttaaaaaatataaattatataaataaaattaaaattacatacTAAAACTTAAAATGTAAGTCtttacaaatataataataatcaaatgTTAATTTTTAGACAACTAATGATgcaaaaaaagataataaattaatttttaatacaaaatattttttctatttaaataaacaagaacaagcaAAAgataacataattgataatcaagTCCAAGTGATCTTAAAATCGAAATTTATATCTTCATAGGATAAATTTGGAGCTTGATCAACATTTTTCTCATTTTGATTTGCATCTATATCTTTCATAAGAAACACTGTATTATGATGCAGAACATCAGAATAAgagaaagaagagtttgaagagagagaTACAAGAAACTAGTTGCATTGTATGATAACTATGATAACTTTCAGGGAGCAACAAAAATATAAACTATGATAACTTTCAGgcagcaacaaaaaaaaaaacaagaaaattgaaacAGAAAGAACAGGGGGAATTCATTAACAAATTCAAGGTTCATGATAATCAGTAACAAATTTCAGCAACACATTCGGTTTTCAGCaacaaaattaaaacagaaagaaCAGGGGGAACTCACCAAATCGGGTTGCACAAAGGAATCTGACGGCGAAGGAGAAGCTGATGGCAAGGGAGAAGCTAACGGCAAGGCTCGAAGCAAGAAGACGACAACGAAGACCAGTCCACCGGGACCTGTTGCCTCTATTACCGGGGACGAAGAGCGCAGGGAAGGGAGAGATCGAGACCAGGTGCGAGACAGAGACCgtgagaagcaagaagatgacCACCACCACTACCCGAGGGACCAGATGCGGTTCCGTCTGCTTCTGCCGCCAACGAAGCGAACACCGGGGCACGGGACCGCGACGACGACCAAGGTGAGTGGACGAGGTGAGAGACTGAGAGAGCGACGAGGTGAGGCCGTGAGAGACTGAGAGTGACGACTGTCGAGGTGAGGGGAGAGACGAGAAAGGGACTACTGAGTATTGAGTTCCGACTGCCGAGCTAGAGATGGAGAGATCACAGAGACTGGCTGGATTAGGGGGGTTTTACTTAGACTCTCAGAGTCAAGAGTCTCAGATTTGGCATTTAAGCATAGGGTTTCATCTAAAGGGAAAGGTTAGGAGGGGGGTTATGAAAGGACGCCGTTTCAAGTattaggaagaaaaaaaaataagaacgaCCCGAATCGGGTTAAATTAACCGGCCGGGTCATTGGATTTCACGAAAACCCGTTTGGTCGAACCGGGTTCGACCGGGTCTGTTGCACAACCAGTTCAACGAGTGGCTTGGCCCGACCAAGTAACGAAGTGACCGAATTTTCGGTCGAACCGGCCAGGTCAAGCCGGATTTGATAACTATGTCTACAATAGACCACAAATAGAGATACAAATATCCTACACAATATAATTTGCAACATCCATGTACAGGTCTCCAACATTCATTAAAAGTTTTCAACTATCGTCATTTTGATCTACATTATTACTTAATAGACCAAAAATTACAACAGGTGGATAGCTTTTTGTCATCTCCCAAAGCAATCACTCGATATTTCCTCACAACATCCTTCATTATTTTTCCTCCATCTTATGTTATATGTCCATTCCCTTTGTAGCATTTAGTAACATGATACATATATAGAGATATCTTTTAGTCATCACAATATGTTTTTAGATGCCCTTTATATCAATGCATATCTCAACTttgctttcttccttctttctttctctttttatttctttctctctttttgctTAACTCATTTTCTTCCTTGACATCTTTTGAttgtaaattattaattttttttaatccaaaatGGGACAAAGTGATCCCAGAGATTGTGTTTCTTGAACTTCTCAACTTTTTTAATGAATAATAACATTCTGTGTGATCTGATATATTTCAATTAACAAATTAACATAGACAATAATAAAAGACAGAAATATGGTTGGTCTAACAAGCAGTCATCAATTGCATAACCAAAAAAGAGTCGCATTCCGTGAATAAAGGATAAATTGAGAATCGCAAACAATCATATGCAAGACACTTATTAAATTGTATTTAATGAAGATCGATTAGTGAACCTAAATGGTAAGCAAAACAGAAGCAAACTAAGGCCTTCATTCTTCCATTTGtctttaattaaattcaaatgaCAAGCAAATTAAGTCCCTAAAATGTTAACTAGTTCATTC from Arachis ipaensis cultivar K30076 chromosome B02, Araip1.1, whole genome shotgun sequence harbors:
- the LOC107623241 gene encoding LOW QUALITY PROTEIN: elongation factor G-2, mitochondrial-like (The sequence of the model RefSeq protein was modified relative to this genomic sequence to represent the inferred CDS: substituted 3 bases at 3 genomic stop codons; added 217 bases not found in genome assembly), with product MARIARSSAPRLLYTFFSSSVPPASPSPSPSPASSLLAGAFHLRHFSSGNAARARAAAADKEPWWKESMERLRSIGISAHIDSGKTTSTERVLFYTGRIHEIHEVRGRDGVGAKMDSMDLEREKGITIQSAATYCSWKDYKINIIDTPGHIDFTIEVERALRVLDGAILVLCSVGGVQSRSITVDXQMRRYEVPRLAFINKLDRMGADPWKVLNQARSKLRHHSAAMQVLIGLEDDFEGLVDLVQLKAYYFRGSNGEKVVTEEVPADMEALEVEKRRELIEAVSEVDDQLAEAFLGDEPISPADLQEAIRRATIALKFVPVFMGSAFKNKGVQPLLDGVLNYLPCPIEVSSYALDQTKNEEKVELTGSLDGPLVPLAFKLEEGRFGQLTYLRIYEGVIHKGEFIINVNTGKKIKVPRLVRMHSDEMEDIQEAHAGQIVXLFSIHWLLGDTFTDVSVKYTMTSMNVPEPVMSLAVQPVSKDSGGQFSKALNRFXKEDPTFRVGLDPESGQTIISGMGELHLDIYVERIRREYKVDATIGKPHVNFRETVTQRADFDYLHKKQSGGQGQYGRVIGYIEPLRAGSPTKFEFENLLVGQAIPSGFIPAIEKGFKEAANSGALIGHPVENLRVVLTDGATHAVDSSELAFKLASIYAFRQCYTASRPFILELVMLVELKVPTEFQGAVAGDINKRKGVIVGNDQEGDDSIITAHVPLNNMFGYSTALRSMTQGKGEFTMEYKEHSPVSHEVQTQLINSYKGKAAE